The following proteins are encoded in a genomic region of Nicotiana sylvestris chromosome 4, ASM39365v2, whole genome shotgun sequence:
- the LOC138889215 gene encoding uncharacterized protein — translation MIVSQSARNKIGFIYGTIFKPPENSPQFKEWYRCNNMVISCLTNSFTPDIAESFQYSDTAQSIWTRLNKMYGTVNGTKLKRLWDELGFMRASRGSSCICAAKSELQREDDENKLHQFLMGLNDTYVGVRINLLVMHPPPSLDTAYNILLQDERQRQASLPSQFCTDSASFNAHLTNKFSGTPTPPKQFNKRVNFDLNKSNIVNRYCKNPGHLVDKCYKLHGFLPGFKFTKGKRTDANVEVQGYPNSVGFHNTVESSHSPAEGSSESESLIPGLTKDQYSQLMMLLQHTQISKS, via the exons ATGATTGTCTCCCAATCTGCTAGGAATAAGATAGGGTTTATTTATGGAACAATTTTCAAACCTCCTGAAAATTCTCCTCAATTTAAGGAGTGGTATAGGTGTAACAATATGGTCATATCTTGTCTAACTAACTCCTTTACACCAGACATTGCTGAAAGTTTCCAGTACTCTGACACTGCCCAAAGTATTTGGACTCGGCTTAATAAAATGTATGGTACTGTCAATGGTACCAAG CTAAAGAGATTGTGGGATGAATTGGGTTTCATGCGTGCATCTCGTGGTAGTTCTTGCATATGTGCTGCCAAATCTGAGCTCCAAAGAGAAGATGATGAGAACAAGTTGCATCAATTTCTCATGGGGCTTAATGACACCTATGTTGGAGTTAGGATTAATCTGCTTGTGATGCATCCTCCTCCATCTCTAGACACTGCCTACAACATCTTGCTTCAGGATGAGAGACAAAGACAAGCATCCTTACCATCCCAATTTTGTACTGATTCTGCCTCTTTCAATGCCCATCTCACTAACAAGTTCTCAGGGACACCTACTCCACCTAAACAGTTCAATAAAAGAGTTAACTTTGATCTCAACAAGTCAAATATAGTGAATAGGTATTGCAAGAATCCTGGACATTTGGTTGACAAATGTTATAAGCTCCATGGGTTCCTACCAGGTTTCAAATTTACAAAGGGTAAGAGGACTGATGCAAATGTTGAGGTGCAGGGTTATCCAAATTCTGTTGGTTTTCATAATACTGTTGAGAGTTCTCACTCTCCAGCTGAAGGGTCTTCTGAGTCAGAGTCTTTGATTCCTGGGTTAACCAAGGATCAATATTCACAActtatgatgctgcttcaacacACACAAATTTCAAAGTCATAG